A region from the Diadema setosum chromosome 17, eeDiaSeto1, whole genome shotgun sequence genome encodes:
- the LOC140240384 gene encoding LOW QUALITY PROTEIN: serine/threonine-protein phosphatase 1 regulatory subunit 10-like (The sequence of the model RefSeq protein was modified relative to this genomic sequence to represent the inferred CDS: substituted 1 base at 1 genomic stop codon), producing MSGNNPVDPNQLLKALSTLLSKEGGIKGVPEVSKIIVLMKNARKMVSRCMYINILIATREKEVQEKFLEEGGWELLNNWLQDAKSGDHNPIIVELIKVFKELPVTIDILKTNNTAKIIKSFSKAEGEDDLKAMADELVTTWMAVIRGIDKEKEKSPSLKKKGKKVKKVSKPVASNNDRDADDESEEPLSKRLRMGSNDDSEPMDTSESGSTGKTGRVTRLVAVKAAAAARKSSTEDATKKEGDAKKLKVGEKVAEKKEETTTKTKKTAKVVRPAHTKFRSTGLEKEADLPPPKMKKKVPVQPLKTEKPIPTITIRRDGPLFSKSLSPTEKKPRTDDQAKPGVTAAHPKIKIIPPRPKLQESSGFLDALNAPSLALKKKIPKKVVRTNSTGSNKAKSPTPPEEVKVEPPKFSFYSSNQPEEEKKEEEAEKQDAGKEEDKEEGDIGEDWNEERVVSVGKSNLKFGPSKSKKKVRWKEETDLVDVYYFVLDETERVNVNRVKDFQDAMQNEKLMEKQAVLNAMKQGKDAEDEKTNGNSTLEFFQWRRPYPIDLMGVVVKFGTNSTEREVQAKREQTVLQEIFFDMANLPLTPKEPDPEPKRAEQFKIIPLEDEASMEASMETGGPEHMYPPDQTQFQGFSDFNMPGQGGPGPGPGPGPGPGPGPGLGPGGMRPQGPPVPHMGGPPGVGPMHRPPHPQQHGPPQGNTPPSPNTTIKNVQNLLASLSEGEANKPGSDLLNKENLDKLKEMLEPFKNQMPDNQHRDNSGGMGPYPPGPGNFGPGDFGPGDFGPGFRPGGPHHEPRGPFPMGPNGPMVRGPGPGPGPGPGPGPGPGPGPRPRFDGPSFNGPFGPGFGPGPNFSGPGRGGMGPPGRGGGFPDRGMGPRGPWRGGRGGRGEKMNPASXSRRQVCIHFKSERGCLRGNKCHFLHPGVNGPPLS from the exons ATTGATGAAAAATGCCCGGAAGATGGTGAGCCGCTGCATGTACATCAACATCCTCATCGCCACCAGGGAGAAGGAAGTGCAGGAAAA GTTTCTGGAAGAAGGTGGCTGGGAGTTGCTCAACAACTGGTTACAGGATGCCAAGAGCGGCGACCACAACCCGATCATCGTAGAGCTGATCAAGGTCTTTAAGGAGCTTCCAGTCACCATCGACATCCTGAAGACG AATAACACTGCTAAGATCATCAAGTCATTTAGTAAAGCAGAGGGTGAAGATG ATTTGAAAGCCATGGCCGATGAGCTTGTCACAACGTGGATGGCTGTGATCAGAGGAATAG ACAAGGagaaggaaaagtcaccaagtttaaagaagaaggggaagaaagtgaaaaaagtgAGCAAGCCCGTCGCGAGCAACAACGATCGGGATGCCGATGACGAAAGTGAGGAGCCTCTCTCCAAACGCCTGAGGATGGGCTCGAACGATGACAGTGAGCCCATGGACACTAGCGAATCGGGCTCGACCGGAAAGACGGGCCGAGTGACCCGACTTGTTGCTGTGAAAGCGGCTGCCGCGGCGAGGAAATCGTCCACCGAGGATGCGACGAAAAAGGAAGGAGATGCAAAGAAGTTGAAGGTTGGCGAGAAAGTTGcggagaagaaagaagaaacaacgacaaagacaaagaagacAGCCAAAGTGGTCAGACCTGCACACACCAAATTCAGATCAACAG GACTGGAAAAAGAAGCAGACCTTCCTCCAccaaagatgaagaagaaggtTCCTGTCCAGCCCTTGAAGACAGAGAAACCCATCCCAACGATAACCATCAGGAGAGATGG GCCCCTGTTTAGTAAATCCCTGTCTCCCACGGAGAAGAAGCCCCGAACTGATGATCAGGCCAAGCCAGGAGTGACGGCGGCACACCCCAAGATCAAGATCATTCCTCCAAGACCGAAAT TGCAAGAGAGTTCAGGTTTCTTGGATGCCCTCAATGCACCGAGCTTGGCCTTGAAGAAGAAGATTCCGAAGAAGGTAGTCCGAACCAACTCAACAGGCAGCAACAAAGCCAAGAGCCCCACTCCGCCAGAG GAAGTAAAAGTGGAGCCTCCAAAAT TCTCCTTCTACTCATCAAACCAGccggaagaggagaagaaggaggaggaggcggagaAGCAGGATGCGGGGAAGGAGGAGGATAAGGAGGAAGGGGACATTGGGGAAGACTGGAACGAGGAGAGGGTCGTCTCAGTGGGAAAGAGCAACCTCAAGTTTGGTCCATCCAAGAGCAAGAAGAAGGTCCGCTGGAAGGAGGAGACGGACCTCGTGGATGTCTACTACTTCGTGCTGGACGAGACAGAGAGGG TGAACGTGAACCGTGTGAAGGACTTCCAGGACGCCATGCAGAACGAGAAGTTGATGGAGAAACAGGCAGTGCTCAACGCCATGAAGCAGGGCAAGGACGCAGAGGACGAGAAGACAAACGGAAACAGCACACTAGAGTTCTTCCAG TGGCGTAGACCCTACCCCATCGACCTTATGGGAGTTGTAGTGAAGTTTGGCACCAACAGCACAGAGCGGGAGGTGCAGGCCAAGCGGGAGCAGACCGTCCTTCAGGAGATCTTCTTCGACATGGCCAATCTGCCGTTGACCCCCAAGGAGCCGGACCCGGAACCCAAGCGGGCGGAGCAGTTCAAGATCATTCCCCTGGAGGAT GAGGCTAGTATGGAAGCCAGTATGGAGACTGGTGGGCCCGAGCACATGTACCCTCCCGATCAGACCCAATTCCAGGGCTTCAGCGATTTCAACATGCCCGGGCAGGGAGGCCCAGGGCCTGGACCTGGACCTGGACCGGGGCCTGGACCGGGACCGGGACTGGGGCCCGGAGGAATGAGGCCCCAGGGGCCACCTGTTCCCCACATGGGTGGTCCCCCAGGTGTGGGGCCCATGCACCGGCCTCCTCACCCTCAGCAGCACGGACCCCCACAGGGCAACACCCCTCCCTCACCCAACACTACCATCAAGAATGTGCAAAATCTGCTGGCATCGTTGTCG GAGGGTGAAGCCAACAAGCCTGGCAGTGATCTGCTTAACAAGGAGAATCTTGACAAGCTGAAAGAGATGTTGGAACCATTCAAAAATCAAATGCCTG ACAACCAGCACAGGGACAACAGTGGAGGTATGGGCCCTTACCCACCGGGACCAGGTAACTTTGGCCCGGGGGACTTTGGCCCTGGCGATTTTGGTCCTGGCTTCAGACCAGGTGGACCCCACCACGAGCCGAGAGGACCGTTCCCCATGGGACCCAATGGCCCAATGGTCAGGGGGCCTGGACCTGGTCCCGGTCCCGGCCCCGGCCCCGGCCCCGGTCCAGGTCCGGGCCCAAGGCCACGTTTTGATG GACCAAGCTTCAATGGCCCATTTGGACCAGGGTTCGGACCGGGCCCAAACTTCTCCGGCCCGGGGAGAGGCGGAATGGGTCCACCAGGAAGGGGTGGAGGATTCCCAGACCGAGGGATGGGCCCAAGGGGGCCTTGGAGAGGTGGCCGTGGAGGAAGAGGTGAGAAGATGAACCCAGCTTCCTAGAGTC GAAGGCAAGTTTGCATTCACTTCAAGTCGGAGAGGGGCTGCCTGAGGGGTAACAAATGCCACTTCCTCCATCCTGGTGTCAATGGACCCCCGTTGTCATGA